The DNA segment CTGTTCCTTTTTCGTCCATTTGGTTCAGGCCATATCTGCTGGCCGGTAACCTCAACGAAGGATTTTTTATAGAATTTAAGGTATCAGTCGGATTTTCGACTTCATTGTGGGCTGATGGTACTGGTTTTGGCGGATACTGGCCTCTGATTAATAATTTTTGCCCTACGTTTAGTGAGTTGTTAGTGAGTCCGTTTTTTGCTTTCAGCTGATCCATTGTCATCCTATAGGTAGTGGCAATGGAATATATCGTTTCATTGGAAGCAACCGTATGTACCAGAAGTTCTTCAGAAGCAGAAGAAGGAGAGGTTGTAGTTGGGGTGTTCTGTACCGGATTTGTTTGATTTGCTGTGTTTTGAGTAACGTTAGCCGGTTGTTTTTTTGGGAAAATAGGAACCAGAACGTCTTCTTTTTTCTTAATTTCTATAGGAGGGGTCTGCTGAGCTGCGACAGGAGGGGTATTCGGTTTTGTCGTGCTTGCTGTTTCTGCGGGTTGTTCTTCTACTGCATTTTTTGCAGGAATCTTTAACAACTGGCCAATCTGAAGGTTTATTGACCTTAAGTTATTGACCCTCTTGATCTCATTTACCGTGGTGCCATACTTTTCAGCAAGCATATTCAGGTTTTCCTTCTTCTGGACCGTATGTTCGATCAAGCCACCTTCTGCTACCTCATTTACGCTGCTATTGGCGTTGTTACTTTGAGCAGCAGGGCTTGTTTTTCCGGAAGCTGTTGTTCTTCCCGGAGCGGGCTCTGAAACGAAGGGAACATTGGTAGGTACTTTAATGATGACGCCAATTTGTAAAAACTTGTTGTCATTGAAGCTCATAATGTCTTTTGGAATCACACTGTATCTTCTTCCGATAGAATAATAAGTGTCTTTGGCAACTACCTGATGGATAATTAGCTTTTTTCCGTTGCGGTTTTCTACACCTATAGAATCCCTTGTGTTGGTATTGGCATTGGCAGTAGATAGGTTTAAAACCACTGCAAATAACGATACTATATAATATTTATACATTAATGTCCTGTTAAATTTAATGAGCAATTATACGAATAATAAAAGAAAGCGGGAATTTTGAATATTAAACGCTCATTCCAAAGTGGTATTGTACGCCAAAATAACAATTTTCAAAACCATTTATACCCCCTATTGTTATATATGCGATCCCTGTGATCGGAACAAAATAAAAAAATAAATACCATGGACGCAAAAGAAATCAGTTTAAATGAGAAGAAAGTAAAACCAGTAGTAGACATGTTGAACGACTATCTGGCTAATTATCACATGCATTACCAAAAATTAAGAGGCTGTCACTGGAATGTCAAAGGTCAAAACTTTTTCACCCTGCACATCAAATTCGAAGAATTATATACCAATGCCCAGTTAACAATAGATGAAATTGCCGAGCGTGTACTCACACTGGGAAAAGCCCCGCACAGCCGTTTTTCAGACTATATCAAAGAGTCCGTGATTAAAGAAGCAGATACGATTGGAATGAAGGATCTGGATATGGTAGATGCCATTCTGGACGACATGTCTCAGTTGATACAAATAGAAAGAGAGTTATTAGATGCAACCGATGCGGCTGGCGACGATGGCTCTAACGATATGGTGAACAGGTTTATGCAGTTCAAGGAAAAAAACACCTGGATGTTGCGTTCGTTTGCCGGTAAAAAATAATACAACTTCCCCCCAATGATAAAGACCATGCATTTATGTGTGGTCTTTTCTATTTAATGGGGTTTTATGTCAAACAACAATTGTTTAATATCTTTGGCACGTAATGGGATATAAAAGTTTAGCAGAATGTGTTGCCGATTTAGAGAAGCACGGTCATTTAATCAGGATCAAAGAAGAAGTAGATCCATATCTGGAGATGGCAGCAATTCATTTACGGGTATATGAACAGCAGGGACCTGCCCTGTTTTTTGAAAAAGTTAAAGGAAGTCCTTTTCCGGCAGTATCTAATTTGTTTGGGACATTGGAGCGGGCTAAGTTTATGTTCAGAGATAGCCTGGATAAAGTGGAGCAGCTGGTAGGGTTGAGGTCTGATCCGATGAAGGTGCTAAAGAACCCCTTGAAGCTCCCGGGAATAGGTTTCACGGCATTAACTGCTTTACCCTTAAAACAGACTTTTAAATCTACGTTCAGCAAAACCACCATCAGTGCTTTGCCACAGATTGTAAACTGGCCTATGGATGGCGGACCATTTATCACCATGCCACAGGTCTATACGGAAGATATTGACAAGCCGGGAATCATGAATGCCAATCTGGGGATGTACCGCATCCAGCTTGCCGGCAATGATTATATAAAAGACAAAGAGATCGGATTGCATTACCAGATCCATAGAGGGATAGGCGTACATCAGTCTAAGGCCAATGCAAAGGGGCAACCTCTAAAGGTGAGCATCTTTGTGGGAGGGCCGCCATCTCATCCATTGGCAGCAGTAATGCCATTGCCGGAAGGGTTGTCAGAAATGACTTTTGCCGGTGCATTGGGGAACAGAAGGTTCCGGTATTTCTATGATGAGGAAGGTTTCTGTATTTCTGCAGATGCTGATTTCGTCATCACGGGTACGGTTTATCCTCAGGAAAACAAACCTGAAGGCCCTTTTGGAGATCATTTGGGTTATTATAGCTTAACTCATCCTTTTCCTTTGATGAAGGTCCATAACGTATATCACCGCAAGGACGCCATTTGGTCGTTTACGGTGGTTGGAAGACCTCCCCAGGAGGACACCAGCTTCGGTGCGCTGATCCATGAAATCGCGGGATCGGCATTGCCAAAAGAGATTCACGGGTTAAAAGAGCTGAATGCAGTCGATGCAGCAGGGGTACACCCTTTGCTGTTTGCTATTGGAAGTGAGCGTTATACGCCATTTCTTAAGGAACGCAGACCTCAGGAGATTCTGACCATTGCCAATCATATCCTCGGCAAAAACCAGCTCAGTCTGGCGAAATACCTCTTTATTACCGCCCGGGAAGATGACGAAACTTTAGATACACACGATATTTCTGCTTTTATGCAGCATGTGCTGAGCAGGATAGATTTTCGCACCGACCTGCACTTCCATACCAATACAACGATTGATACCTTGGATTATAGTGGCGATGGATTGAACAGCGGTTCTAAAGTCGTGTTCGCTGCTGCGGGAGCAAAGCGCAGAACATTATCTGCTCAGCTTCCGGCGGGATTCAGTCTGCCTGTATCTTTTAAGGATGCACAGGTTGCGATTCCGGGGGTGTTGACAATTCAGGGGCTGCCTTACGAAAGTCAGGATCAGGCAAATCAGGAAGTGGAATCTTTAAATCAACACTTAAAAGGGCAAAACCTGGAGGGGATTGCATTAATCGTGTTATCTGACGACAGCACATTTGCCGCTGCGACTATAAATAACCTGGTCTGGATTACTTTCACCAGAAGTAACCCTGCGTCAGATATTCATGGAATCGGCGCTTTTACGGAGCATAAACATTGGGGCTGCACAGGTCCGGTGATCATCGATGCGCGTAAGAAGCCACACCATGCACCTGAGCTGATTAAAGATCCGGAAGTAGAAAAGAAAATTGAACGCTTTGCCGCATTGTTCAAATAAAATAGAGCGGCGGTTCAAATAAAAAAGATAAGGGCATAAAAAAAGGAAGTAGTTACTTCCTTTTTTTATGCCCTCTATTTAAGCTGAGCTGTTTTTATGTCTGATTAGAACCTAACACCAAACGTTAAGAAAACATTGTTTCTTGCTACTTTAATATTTGCAACAGGTTCCGATTCGTTATTTAAATAATAACCACTCAGGTCTACATTGTTTTCAACACGTTGGTAAGCAAGATCAAAGTAATAGTTGTTGATGCGATAGCCTAAGCCTCCGGTGTATATTTTGGTGGCGAAATAATTGTCCTTATCATTTTTTAAAGCACTGCCATTGTTGCCGTAACCAGCTCTAAGGCTAAAAGCGTTATCCAGCTTATATTCTGCACCAATTCTATAATTTACGGTTTCTTTGTAGTTTGCTTTTATCGTTTGGTTGGCCGCGTCTATCGCTCCCTGATTGTTGTCCTGATCCAAGGAGTAATGCATGGTACTGTAATCGATATAGTCGATGTCTGCAGAAATTAATGCTCTGTTTCCGATCACGTAACTTGCGCCAAATGAACCTTTCAAAGGCGTACGCAATTGATAAGTAAGGCTTGA comes from the Pedobacter sp. FW305-3-2-15-E-R2A2 genome and includes:
- a CDS encoding LysM peptidoglycan-binding domain-containing protein, producing MYKYYIVSLFAVVLNLSTANANTNTRDSIGVENRNGKKLIIHQVVAKDTYYSIGRRYSVIPKDIMSFNDNKFLQIGVIIKVPTNVPFVSEPAPGRTTASGKTSPAAQSNNANSSVNEVAEGGLIEHTVQKKENLNMLAEKYGTTVNEIKRVNNLRSINLQIGQLLKIPAKNAVEEQPAETASTTKPNTPPVAAQQTPPIEIKKKEDVLVPIFPKKQPANVTQNTANQTNPVQNTPTTTSPSSASEELLVHTVASNETIYSIATTYRMTMDQLKAKNGLTNNSLNVGQKLLIRGQYPPKPVPSAHNEVENPTDTLNSIKNPSLRLPASRYGLNQMDEKGTGIWIADPDLDPSKMLVLHRTAPIGTVMKITNPMSNRSTFAKVVGKFTENESTKDVIIVMTKAVADALGALDKRFFCNLTYGGQDNEQ
- a CDS encoding DNA starvation/stationary phase protection protein; protein product: MDAKEISLNEKKVKPVVDMLNDYLANYHMHYQKLRGCHWNVKGQNFFTLHIKFEELYTNAQLTIDEIAERVLTLGKAPHSRFSDYIKESVIKEADTIGMKDLDMVDAILDDMSQLIQIERELLDATDAAGDDGSNDMVNRFMQFKEKNTWMLRSFAGKK
- a CDS encoding UbiD family decarboxylase — encoded protein: MGYKSLAECVADLEKHGHLIRIKEEVDPYLEMAAIHLRVYEQQGPALFFEKVKGSPFPAVSNLFGTLERAKFMFRDSLDKVEQLVGLRSDPMKVLKNPLKLPGIGFTALTALPLKQTFKSTFSKTTISALPQIVNWPMDGGPFITMPQVYTEDIDKPGIMNANLGMYRIQLAGNDYIKDKEIGLHYQIHRGIGVHQSKANAKGQPLKVSIFVGGPPSHPLAAVMPLPEGLSEMTFAGALGNRRFRYFYDEEGFCISADADFVITGTVYPQENKPEGPFGDHLGYYSLTHPFPLMKVHNVYHRKDAIWSFTVVGRPPQEDTSFGALIHEIAGSALPKEIHGLKELNAVDAAGVHPLLFAIGSERYTPFLKERRPQEILTIANHILGKNQLSLAKYLFITAREDDETLDTHDISAFMQHVLSRIDFRTDLHFHTNTTIDTLDYSGDGLNSGSKVVFAAAGAKRRTLSAQLPAGFSLPVSFKDAQVAIPGVLTIQGLPYESQDQANQEVESLNQHLKGQNLEGIALIVLSDDSTFAAATINNLVWITFTRSNPASDIHGIGAFTEHKHWGCTGPVIIDARKKPHHAPELIKDPEVEKKIERFAALFK